One region of Octopus sinensis linkage group LG30, ASM634580v1, whole genome shotgun sequence genomic DNA includes:
- the LOC118768616 gene encoding uncharacterized protein LOC118768616 isoform X2, which yields MPFASTHSLSLSLPLMILKPRMFRFPSTSPAVVIRTLLLILATILTATSDQEFSEAYYELLGPGYSFGYLQTSPEEQFSSTENLLECAGIALNSQSEFFTYDTVSYVCKNYSPKNMMTVVSANNSNELSYYKNSVWIKIYSLSTEAGLKVFDSYDSKGNLSSWKVNKCNDTFCPNFFRNPILDSWEHFPVDEVKLVIYKNQTAVVNMVFDGQNTNRETWFSHEKLKSSPWNDLSSATPNFFSIRGFRYVRRFYITNHNLCSGDNGWLAIDDGPFYCSYEKGKHYPLIRYSGTKSKVTWSQGYSTGDAISIFIRLKT from the exons atgcCATTTGCTtccacgcactctctctctctctctctccctctgatgATCTTAAAACCAAGAATGTTCCGGTTCCCTTCTACTAGTCCAGCAGTTGTGATCAGAACGCTGCTGTTAATCCTTGCAACAATTCTAACCGCTACTTCAGATCAGGAATTTAGTGAAGCTTACTATGAGCTTTTGGGGCCTGGTTATTCCTTTGGCTACCTTCAGACATCTCCAGAAGAACAGTTCTCCTCAACAGAAAATCTACTGGAATGTGCTGGCATCGCTCTAAACAGCCAATCGGAGTTTTTTACTTACGACACGGTCAGCTACGTTTGTAAGAATTACTCACCGAAAAATATGATGACAGTCGTCAGCGCGAATAACAGCAACGAGCTGTCCTATTACAAAA ATAGCGTGTGGATTAAAATCTATTCGTTATCAACGGAAGCTGGTTTGAAAGTTTTTGATTCCTATGACAGTAAAGGTAATCTTTCATCCTGGAAGGTGAACAAATGCAATGATACCTTTTGTCCCAACTTCTTCCGAAATCCTATCCTTGATTCCTGGGAACATTTTCCAGTTGAcgag gTGAAACTGGTGATTTATAAAAACCAAACAGCTGTGGTTAATATGGTGTTTGATGGACAAAATACAAATCGTGAAACCTGGTTCTCTCATGAAAAGCTGAAAAGTTCCCCATGGAATGATCTATCTTCAGCCACCCCAAATTTTTTCTCAATTCGGGGATTTAGGTATGT TCGTCGCTTTTATATAACAAATCACAATCTGTGTTCAGGAGACAACGGCTGGCTGGCCATCGACGATGGCCCATTTTACTGTTCGTATGAAAAAGGAAAGCACTACCCTTTAATCCGTTATTCTGGTACAAAATCTAAAGTCACATGGAGCCAGG GATATAGTACTGGTGATGCCATAAGCATCTTCATCCGCTTAAAAACCTAA
- the LOC118768616 gene encoding uncharacterized protein LOC118768616 isoform X3, producing the protein MMTVVSANNSNELSYYKNSVWIKIYSLSTEAGLKVFDSYDSKGNLSSWKVNKCNDTFCPNFFRNPILDSWEHFPVDEVKLVIYKNQTAVVNMVFDGQNTNRETWFSHEKLKSSPWNDLSSATPNFFSIRGFRDTRRFYITNHNLCSGDNGWLAIDDGPFYCSYEKGKHYPLIRYSGTKSKVTWSQGYSTGDAISIFIRLKT; encoded by the exons ATGATGACAGTCGTCAGCGCGAATAACAGCAACGAGCTGTCCTATTACAAAA ATAGCGTGTGGATTAAAATCTATTCGTTATCAACGGAAGCTGGTTTGAAAGTTTTTGATTCCTATGACAGTAAAGGTAATCTTTCATCCTGGAAGGTGAACAAATGCAATGATACCTTTTGTCCCAACTTCTTCCGAAATCCTATCCTTGATTCCTGGGAACATTTTCCAGTTGAcgag gTGAAACTGGTGATTTATAAAAACCAAACAGCTGTGGTTAATATGGTGTTTGATGGACAAAATACAAATCGTGAAACCTGGTTCTCTCATGAAAAGCTGAAAAGTTCCCCATGGAATGATCTATCTTCAGCCACCCCAAATTTTTTCTCAATTCGGGGATTTAG AGATACTCGTCGCTTTTATATAACAAATCACAATCTGTGTTCAGGAGACAACGGCTGGCTGGCCATCGACGATGGCCCATTTTACTGTTCGTATGAAAAAGGAAAGCACTACCCTTTAATCCGTTATTCTGGTACAAAATCTAAAGTCACATGGAGCCAGG GATATAGTACTGGTGATGCCATAAGCATCTTCATCCGCTTAAAAACCTAA
- the LOC118768616 gene encoding uncharacterized protein LOC118768616 isoform X1 codes for MPFASTHSLSLSLPLMILKPRMFRFPSTSPAVVIRTLLLILATILTATSDQEFSEAYYELLGPGYSFGYLQTSPEEQFSSTENLLECAGIALNSQSEFFTYDTVSYVCKNYSPKNMMTVVSANNSNELSYYKNSVWIKIYSLSTEAGLKVFDSYDSKGNLSSWKVNKCNDTFCPNFFRNPILDSWEHFPVDEVKLVIYKNQTAVVNMVFDGQNTNRETWFSHEKLKSSPWNDLSSATPNFFSIRGFRDTRRFYITNHNLCSGDNGWLAIDDGPFYCSYEKGKHYPLIRYSGTKSKVTWSQGYSTGDAISIFIRLKT; via the exons atgcCATTTGCTtccacgcactctctctctctctctctccctctgatgATCTTAAAACCAAGAATGTTCCGGTTCCCTTCTACTAGTCCAGCAGTTGTGATCAGAACGCTGCTGTTAATCCTTGCAACAATTCTAACCGCTACTTCAGATCAGGAATTTAGTGAAGCTTACTATGAGCTTTTGGGGCCTGGTTATTCCTTTGGCTACCTTCAGACATCTCCAGAAGAACAGTTCTCCTCAACAGAAAATCTACTGGAATGTGCTGGCATCGCTCTAAACAGCCAATCGGAGTTTTTTACTTACGACACGGTCAGCTACGTTTGTAAGAATTACTCACCGAAAAATATGATGACAGTCGTCAGCGCGAATAACAGCAACGAGCTGTCCTATTACAAAA ATAGCGTGTGGATTAAAATCTATTCGTTATCAACGGAAGCTGGTTTGAAAGTTTTTGATTCCTATGACAGTAAAGGTAATCTTTCATCCTGGAAGGTGAACAAATGCAATGATACCTTTTGTCCCAACTTCTTCCGAAATCCTATCCTTGATTCCTGGGAACATTTTCCAGTTGAcgag gTGAAACTGGTGATTTATAAAAACCAAACAGCTGTGGTTAATATGGTGTTTGATGGACAAAATACAAATCGTGAAACCTGGTTCTCTCATGAAAAGCTGAAAAGTTCCCCATGGAATGATCTATCTTCAGCCACCCCAAATTTTTTCTCAATTCGGGGATTTAG AGATACTCGTCGCTTTTATATAACAAATCACAATCTGTGTTCAGGAGACAACGGCTGGCTGGCCATCGACGATGGCCCATTTTACTGTTCGTATGAAAAAGGAAAGCACTACCCTTTAATCCGTTATTCTGGTACAAAATCTAAAGTCACATGGAGCCAGG GATATAGTACTGGTGATGCCATAAGCATCTTCATCCGCTTAAAAACCTAA